The genomic segment cagcagctgaggtgtgtattatgaggttctgcagcagctgaggtgtattatgaggttctgcagcagctgaggtgtgtattatgagggtgTGTTCAGATCCAATATCTGCATTTCTATAGAAAGAGCCAGAACCTGACAACCCCCTTGCACCGGGCGGCCAGCGAGGGTCTGGAGGACTGTATAGCTATGCTGGTGGAAGCTGGAGCTGATGTCCACGCCAGGGACTCCGAGGGCAACAAACCCATCGACCTGTGTCATCTCTGGTGCCGCCGACCCTCAGCCAGGTGAGCGGGGGCCGCGTCTGTATCCTGATACATCTAGAAGAACATTACAGTGGTGTACTTCTCTTAGACtatacaggcttagatacacaggacAGTAACACACATGATGGGCTTATATACACAGGACAGTAAcacacatgatgggcttagatacacaggaCAGTAACACACATGGCAGGCTTAGATACGCGATACACTGTAACAAGTGATATGCTATACAATATCACTGTTGTCTAAGGTGTAGATATACCAGACAATCTTACACATGATAGGTTTGGGTACGCTAGTATCCCAAAAACACTAGATGATATCACACAATGACGACTTATATacaccagacagtatcacatatgaaagGTTTGGATACTctagtatcacataggattagatacagtgaaCAGTATCACTCCTGATAGAATAAGACACTGGGGGTAATCAGTAGAAGTCCTCCAGTATTCCTCCATGATGGCCACTCTTCTCCTTGTAGGTTCCTCCGCAGTGCGATGTGGAAGAAGGACAAGGAGGACGATGCGCGGGAGCTGAAGACATTGGAAGAAATCAGACGAAAGATTGAGAAACTGGATGAAAACATCTTCTTACAGATGACGGTGAGACAGTCACTTGCTGGACTGTGTGGAGATCATCATCTAGCCAACTGCATCCTGTCTGACCATCTACTATAGTTGGGTTTCCCGGGGGGGTGTGAAGCTTTTTGGTAGCGACCTTTCATTTCAGCTCTGCATCCATTTCCCCAAAGCCAACCTTGTGGTGGGACGGTGGCAGGAACAAGCTCCATAGTTCTCCACCAAGAGGCCTCCACCTCTATATATAGACCAGCCTAACACACTAAAATGTTTGCATGTTTTGGGGTTTCACATGGGTACAAGGAGGTGGCGATTAGATGGTTTGGGGTGTCACATCACCCTTATGTGGGGAGATAGTGCCTTAGTGGAGGTGGGCTAAAATCCATGGCAAAATCTACGAAGGAACCTGCATAACACAGATTTTCTATGGATGTGTTGCATAAATACAACGAAATCTGTGTGAAAGTCAACATCACGTAAATTAGCATGTGGCCTAACAGTGGATGGACATATCAGCATGTCTTATGGGCTTGCTGTGGATGTCACCTTCTGCAAAAGGTAATTTAccaaaatggcatcaaaatctgcatgtaaggcctctttcacacttgcgttgtccggatccacttgccggaattacactccggatccggaaaaacgcaagtgtactgaaagcatttgaagacggaaccgtcttccaaatgcgttcagtgttactatggcacccaggacgctattaaagtcctggttgccatagtaggagcggggagtgggggagcggtatacttaccgtccgtgcggctccccgggcgctccagaatgacgtcagagcgccccatgcgcatggatgacgtgatccatgtgatcacatgatccatgcgcttggggcgctctgacgtcactctggagcgcccggggagccgcacggacggtaagtatactgctcccccgctccccgttacactttaccatggctgccaggactttagcgtcccggcagccatggtaaccactctgaaaaagctaaatgtcggctccggcaatgcgccgaaacgacgtttagcttaatgcCGGAtcaggatcaatgcctttcaatgggcattaattccggatccggccttgcggcaagtgttccggatttttggccggagcaaaaagcgcagcatgctgcggtattttctccggccaaaaaacgttccgttccggaactgaagacatcctgatgcatcctgaacggatttctctccattcagaatgcattaggataatcctgatcaggattcttccggcatagagccccgacgacggaactctatgccggaagacaagaacgcaggtgtgaaagagtctTAAGACATGCAGATTTTTGCAAAGGATTGGACCTTGGCGTAAACCTCCACTCTGTGTGAACATAGGCTGATAGGCACCCTAATTTAAAAGGCTCTCCTCAACATAGTTGTAGTAACCTCACGCTGTCCTTCCACAGATTCCATCTAACGACTCCACAGCAACCAAGAATCTGACGGAAATATTGAACAGAGTAAGTTTGAAAAGGGAAACTTTTCCAAGGTCTGGAGCAGCTCATCGTGGTGCGGATACTAGATACGGTCGAGGAGGAAAGGCCAAGCAGATGAGAACAGGATTCACTGGAAAAGAAAGTAACAAAAACGCAATAGTACCCAAAGGGAGAGGAAAGCAAGTAAGCGAAGGAAGGAAGTCAACATCTAAGAATTCTTCATGGAATCCAAGCACCAACCCTCATAAACCACCAACCTTGTATATTAACCGGTCCCCAACACTCTGGCAGGGTATTTACCAAGAAGATGTCACCAAAAAGGACATTAGCTCTAAAGTTTTGCTTACTAAAGATGAGCAAGGGCAACTGCAAATCCAGACTTTACAACATCAAGTCTTCTCTCCACCAAACTTATCATATGAAGTTATCGAAAGGAGCCTGTTCCCTAAGAGAGGTCCTCAAGACAGGATCCAGATTCCAAAAGATTTCAAGGCCACTCATGTTTTCGATGTACCAAGAAAGCAGCAGCCCCCAGAATCCCAAAAGCGGGTGTCAGAAATCTCTCTTCACTTAAGGCGAAACCTCGACTCGAAGTTTAGGAAGTCACCTAAAGAACCGGCACCACTGAAAGCTGTTCCCTTATAGCCGAGTAAAGGTCCATTAAAACGTTCCTGTCGTTATTAGAGCACTTGGTCTGAACTATGTGGACAATTGTTTGGTAGCACAATCCGATCATTTAATAATCTCCCGTTTTCAAACTCAAGAAGATTCATAATCCAGATGAGTAATGCAATGTATAAAAGTGGAACAAAGTTTCCCTGAAAACAGCTCTCCTCGTGGGTAATTCTGGTAGCTTAAATGCTACGGAAACATTATATTTATATCTGTTAGGGGTTACATTTATAAGTTGCACTCATTTTACATCTACAGTATTTCCTCAGTCATTTTCAGACCCCCGATGTGCAGTTTGGAACCTGCTCCTAGTTTCAGACTTTTCTCATCTGGATGTGTCCTTTCCAGTCAAGCATGCTGGATGGGATCTGTGTGTCTaggatgctgctgtcttcacTAGTTTTCATGCATCATCACAGCTTCATTCCAGGACTGATTTCTCTTTCTAAAGCCCATGAGGTATCTCCTCTCCCTTGTACTCATTGATTCTGAGAAGTGTAttattccccctccctccccatgcaTATTCTGCTATATGATCCCGCTTCAGACTTCCACAGGTGTGCATTCCCCTGAAGCTGCGCTCTGATACAGTCCTCTGCGTGGACTGCCCCTTGCGCACACTTAGGAGGTTGTACATGGCTCATTGGTCATTGCTTCTATTAGCCACGTTAACTCTGGACGTAGTACGACAGTGGGTTTTAATGAACCGAACTCACAGCATTATAGATCCCTATGATGCTATGAGTTTGGGTCACTAAACCCGAGCTTGGCCCGGGTTATGGACTTCAGAAACGTGAATCCAGCCTAACACTGAGCAAAGGGTGAGTAGAAAGTAGAGCACTGATACACCTAGGTCTATGTCAGAAGTGGCAGTACATCCAGCTAGGTGAAGGAATTACACACGCTCTACCACAGTAGAATGGTGAGAAATTTACAAAGAAGATTATTTAGAAAATTATTTAGCTTTGCTTATATACCGCACCCaccctgtaagggctcatgcacacaaacgtattttttttccgcaTTTTGTGctggtcggatgcggacccattcacttcaattgaaccgcaaaagatgaggacagcacatctgttccgtggccctgcaaaaaaaataaggatAGGCCTGTTCTATGAAGGTCAggatgttccgttctgcaaaatgcggaacgcacatggccggtatccatgttttgcgaatccgcaatttgcagaccacaaaacagtctccggtcgtgtgcatgaggcctaacaggtgTTGCACTGTATTATGTCAGAAAACAGCCATGTTTTGGGTAGGATACAAAACGAAAGTCGCATTAATGGTTAGATGAAGACAACCTCAAGACGACGGAGTTCTGTTTATCAAGATGGATATACATTTCGAAAGAGTTTTCTCCAGAATGCAGCGTCTCGTCCTGTGGCCAAAGCCAACTCCATTCAGTCCCCACAGCGCGCGGCCTTTCATGTCTGTACAGCGAGCACTAATTATGTCTAACAAATTCTGTATTTACGGATAAAGCGGATGaaaagcaggaatttaaataatTGTGGGTAAACGTAAGGTTAAAAGTTTACATGCAGCTTAGCCTTTAAGAAGATCACTCCTGGGCGAATCCATTATCGACATTCACAGTCATTAAGGCTGATGTCAATCTGCTGAACGGGAGGCCATCGTATATGAAACGGAGAGTTAAAGTAAATGCTGTAAATCAATGAGTCAGCCTTACGATCGATGAAGCTGTTCGGATAAAGTCCATGGTCATAAGGACAGTAGGAAAAGTGCCACAAAGGACAATGAGTTTGAAAGAGGACTATAATTTGGTCCGATGCCCGATCATAGCCGGTGGGTGAAGTTATCAGTGGTGCACAGCAGAGGGCTCGAACAAACATCAGCATTCCCTCATCATTTCCCGGCAAGACTACTGCAACTCCTTCCTTTCCACAAAGACTAGACTCCCAACTATGCACCCAAGACTTGTCCGGCCAATGAGCTTTATAGGGGTTGTTGCAGTCAAGTGACATCATCAGACGACATCCTCCATAGCAGGCATCAAAATTCTCACATAGGTCTGCAGTGATTCGGACGAGAACATCCATACTCGTCCTCTAGCCAGTCTAAGGACCTGTAAAGAAGGAGCCCAGGCAGTCACGCGGCCCCCCAcccatcacacaaaaaaaaagccagatGGAGTAGATAATATGAAAGTTTTATTTTGGGCGCCACGGCTCTCCCCTTCGGTGTTTTCCATACCGTATGACCCTCCGATAATCCAGAACCCGTTAGTGGGTTGTCTCGCTTTGGGTACCTGCCCCACGGTCGATGGAAAACATTACTAGTAAGAAATAGTGATTTTATTTCACAGGAACCGCACCGGTAAAAGTGCAGAAAATTCACAATATTGGCCAGTCCTGTCAGACACCATGCTGAAAACATATATATAGGTGGAGCTAAAACCATCAAAATGGGGGGAGGGGCACCTGTTGGCACTAACGTATTCAAAAAATTATCTAGAAGGTCTTCTTCCGTACAAGTGTTGGTTGTCCTCCTAGTAATAGTGTCTCTAATAAGTTCATCCACCGGGTTCAGGTCTAACAAGAGAAAGCTGCTGAGCGTCTGCAGATGCCAGGCTGCCCTCCGTCTGATGCCCTATATCCGACCATCCCGCCGTTCAGATCCACAGACAATGCTCCGTCTGCAGTCTCCGTCGTGTGATTCAGCATGGCGGCACGACCCTGAGCTCAGTACATCTTCTGTCGGCTGGGAAGGATGGCCTCCTTGATGAAGGAGAAGATGACGAGGATCCCGGAGCGCTTTCCTCTCTTGCCCTTTGTGAAATAGTTGGACACCACGTCATCTGTGGGGCACAGAGAAGAGTGAGAAGGGACATGCCACAAGACCATATCCAAGGACCTGCAGAGCTTCTGAGGATTTTGAGTCTGCAGACTTGGTATTAAAAGTGAATAATAATGTGTGATCGCTGGGGTTTTCCCGACTGGCAGGGACCACCCCTGTGTGAATGGAGAGATAGccagagatagccgagcgctgcaCTTACCAGTGCAGTGGTCTCTCCATTCACAAAGGGGTCTTGGAAACCCTCACTCATGATCTATCCCCTATCCTGGAGATATAGCATCCTTATACATAGTATCTGTGACCAACTgacaaaaaacacatctccaaagCTACCAAAATGGCTGCCTTGGGTTGTTGCTTCTCATTATCAGGTACATTAGTGAGGGCTTCTCTGAAGCATCTGCAGCCCCTTTATTCTCAtgtcacctctgggacccccgaTAATCATAAAGGGACGGCATATCCTAACGATGTGAGATGGGAacatacccctttaagctcttaCCTCCGTGCTGTACTGTGGATGGCAGCACGTTCTCCCCAGCGGACAAGGACACAAAGAAAGCGAAGGGAACGAGCCAGAGGCAGAAGGTGAAGTAAGCGAGCACCTGTGCGGGAACACAACATGGCATCAGATGGAGGATTCTCTCCATCCATAAACCTTTTATTTTCTCCGTGCTGTGGTCATCTATGGGACCAGTACTTTCAGTATGCCCTATGATATCAGCTTCTATAGGCCTAAAgcttgaggctgcactactgagacattGTGATGACGTGTATCCTGGagaccctgtgtgtgtgtctccataTACAGAGCTGTCCCTCTACGTGACCCGGCTCCAGAGATCTGCCTGATGAGGATGAAGTGGAGAACACGGGATTAGGTCACCGCCCAGCCATTAACAGATGAAGAGCATTGTTGTGACGCCACCATCTGTCTTTCACACCATTACGTTGGGTCAGGCGGGGGGCAAAGCCATAGTGGCCGGCCGCCCAGAGTTCACACCAATTACTGCAATCAGTGTCCTTGACAGATCAAAAGTAAATCCACGGCTGAGCTTCATTTGTCTGGAGCAAGAGGATTGTGACGAACCCTCAGCGAGCAGCTCATCTCattcctaaaaaaaaactgaccctACCCTTACCACACAGTATTTGGGCGTCATTCTGCAGGAGCGGATACTAAACTACTCTCTGTCTTTCTTCAATCCACCCTTCATCTTGGCTTAAAGAGGGTTTCcagtttttgcacatttttagcTTTGAAGCATCTGTCCGCTGCCGGTCCCAGCTTACTTCTGTGGTCTTCTGGTGTCCGTCTGTAGACCTCCAGATGGACGGGGTCAAGTGCACCACTGACTGGCCTCAAGCtagggacatgtcactgctgaggccggtaattggctgcagcggtgcacaTAACCCCATCCATCTGGAGGCTTACAGGTCGGGAGCACCAGAAGGCAGGTGAGGATACTTTGTGTTAGGCTTGGCCTAAAATGTAAAAACACTTTAAATATGGATCAAATACTCTACTATAAATGCTGCAAGTGTCAGTCCTCACTGACTTCCTGGCATTCTGCTTCTCAACTAGGAAGGTTAGGATGAACAAAGCTACAGATACCACACAGATGTGGAGTGTTGTAAGGCAAGTGTGAGAGGGAGAAGGAACACTCAActgcttgaaggggttgtcccatctgggacatatagctaggatatgacATCAATGTCAGACAGGTGGGAGTCCGTAACTCCAGAATGGGACCAAGACACGCACACGTGGCCTTCCTCCAGTCATAGctgtgggagttctgaaaatagcccggTTATTTTTGAagccccatagtagtgaatagAGAGGACAGAGCTTCACTTCGAGGGCCCAGTTCTGGAGATATGAGTGGGCTCCagagctgggacccgcacctagtgATACATCATAAGGGTCCcagatcagacaacccctttaaatgtgatcTGTCTGACGTTCATCAGTCCTCAGGTTCACTCTGTAGATAGGAATGTGACTTCCCACAAGGGGAGTACTCGCTGCCTTTCGTGCAGATACTTACCTCTGAGAACGGGTAGTATTCTTCTGCAAAGTATTGGAAAGCCAAGTAATGATTGAGCACCACCAGAGCTGCCGGGAAGAGAGAAGACCATGAAACCCTGTACAGTCATCGTTCTCCATCACAGATGAGGCTGTGGGAATCTATGTCCAGAGGGGCCGTCCGGCAC from the Bufo bufo chromosome 2, aBufBuf1.1, whole genome shotgun sequence genome contains:
- the ANKRD53 gene encoding ankyrin repeat domain-containing protein 53 translates to MNAARDQLMAASIGKVDWLQLCMKTADSQVKADGYGFTALHMAALHSRLQCLKLLLEDYGMDVNEPSVYGWRALHLVMNRKSGQRAMPCLRYLLQRGADVSVKSQNLTTPLHRAASEGLEDCIAMLVEAGADVHARDSEGNKPIDLCHLWCRRPSARFLRSAMWKKDKEDDARELKTLEEIRRKIEKLDENIFLQMTIPSNDSTATKNLTEILNRVSLKRETFPRSGAAHRGADTRYGRGGKAKQMRTGFTGKESNKNAIVPKGRGKQVSEGRKSTSKNSSWNPSTNPHKPPTLYINRSPTLWQGIYQEDVTKKDISSKVLLTKDEQGQLQIQTLQHQVFSPPNLSYEVIERSLFPKRGPQDRIQIPKDFKATHVFDVPRKQQPPESQKRVSEISLHLRRNLDSKFRKSPKEPAPLKAVPL